In Dioscorea cayenensis subsp. rotundata cultivar TDr96_F1 chromosome 11, TDr96_F1_v2_PseudoChromosome.rev07_lg8_w22 25.fasta, whole genome shotgun sequence, a single genomic region encodes these proteins:
- the LOC120271803 gene encoding LOW QUALITY PROTEIN: diphthine--ammonia ligase-like (The sequence of the model RefSeq protein was modified relative to this genomic sequence to represent the inferred CDS: deleted 3 bases in 2 codons), which yields MKVVALVSGGKDSCYAMMRCIHYGHEIVALANLMPLDDSVDELDSYMYQTVGHQIITSYAECMGIPLFRRRIRGSTRHAHLSYSITPGDEVEDMFILLSEIKQYFPFINAVSSGAIASDYQRLRVESVCSRLGLVSLAYLWKQDQTLLLDEMIEKGIVAIIIKVAAMGLVPAKHLGKELADLQPHLLQMKEFCGINVCGEGGEYETLTLDCPLFKNARIVLDKFQILLHSPDSIAPVGILHPIAFHLEYKKDISSLRGAGGNIDGSDKMECVHVVEGSSTESCIVRCQSSHPVPDNYSYEHLRLCISTTKRDVFSVGCWIEGPSLGRCCTTGPSEDLTAVLWRIESLLRTEGFDWVDVLYIHLYISDMKHFALANEVYVKFITEKKCSLGVPSRSTIELPLKQVGYGHAYVEVLIASDRSKRVLHVQSISCWAPSCIGPYSQHRLLIPSTRVEEDDDTKELGYTSKDTIQPTLMDIEPIVQERSVLDALMQMFDERSNTFHLGDSFLQFKAEDVSLILGLQCDGIAIDFKRKKRNAYFVPLMADREFEIELLGYGKVQRNNSLMVSETSDAMKAPKYMRTRRRKLDGKMKGEPSRDEKVDIVGGRIAPRLEYGRESLSSSPSEEGHKKARTMKL from the exons ATGAAGGTGGTGGCGTTGGTGAGCGGCGGCAAAGATAGCTGCTATGCCATGATGCGTTGCATCCATTATGGCCATGAG ATCGTGGCACTGGCTAATTTGATGCCGCTTGATGACTCTGTTGATGAATTGGATAGCTATATGTACCAAACT GTTGGGCACCAGATTATAACCAGCTATGCAGAATGCATGGGGATTCCATTGTTTCGGAGACGGATACGCGGATCGACAAG GCATGCCCATCTAAGTTATTCAATAACGCCAGGGGATGAAGTTGAAGATATGTTTATTTTGCTAAGCGAAATCAAACAATATTTTCCCTTTATAAATGCAGTTTCTTCTGGTGCCATTGCCTCTGATTATCAGAGGTTGAGAGTGGAGAGCGTCTGCTCAAGATTAGGCCTTGTTTCTCTGGCTTATTTATGGAAGCAAGATCAAACTTTGCTTCTTGATGAAATg ATAGAAAAGGGAATCGTGGCCATAATAATTAAG GTTGCAGCAATGGGTTTGGTTCCAGCAAAGCACTTGGGAAAAGAACTTGCAGACTTGCAACCTCATCTTTTGCAAATGAAAGA GTTCTGTGGAATAAATGTGTGTGGCGAAGGAGGAGAATATGAAACCTTAACACTTGACTGCCCTCTTTTCAAA AATGCAAGAATTGTTCTAGACAAGTTTCAAATATTACTGCACTCTCCAGATTCCATTGCTCCAGTTGGCATTCTTCATCCCATTGCTTTCCATCTGGAGTACAAAAAGGATATTTCATCTTTGAGGGGTGCTGGTGGAAATATAGATGGTTCAGATAAAATGGAATGTGTGCATGTAGTGGAAGGGAGCTCCACAGAGAGTTGTATTGTCAGGTGCCAGTCATCACATCCGGTGCCTGATAATTATTCTTATGAGCATTTAAGACTATGTATTTCAACCACCAAACGAGATGTGTTTTCCGTGGGCTGTTGGATTGAAGGGCCTTCCCTAGGTAGGtg CTGCACTACAGGGCCTTCGGAAGACCTTACAGCTGTTCTCTGGAGAATAGAATCATTACTCAGAACTGAAGGTTTTGACTGGGTGGATGTTTTGTACATTCACCTATATATTTCTGATATGAAGCACTTTGCATTGGCCAATGAAGTGTATGTGAAGTTTATTACTGAA AAGAAGTGTAGCTTGGGTGTTCCATCTCGTAGTACTATTGAATTACCTCTGAAACAAGTTGGTTATGGTCATGCATATGTAGAGGTTTTAATAGCAAGTGACCGGAGCAAAAGAGTTCTTCATGTTCAAAGTATTTCGTGC TGGGCACCTAGTTGTATTGGCCCATACAGCCAG CACCGATTGTTGATACCATCAACCCgggttgaagaagatgatgacacgAAGGAATTGGGATATACTTCGAAGGACACCATTCAGCCCACCCTCATGGACATTGAGCCCATAGTCCAAGAGCGCAGTGTTTTGGATGCATTAATGCAGATGTTTGATGAAAGGAGCAACACATTCCATTTGGGGGATAGTTTTCTGCAATTCAAGGCCGAAgatgtttcattaatattaggATTACAATGTGATGGCATCGCCATTgacttcaaaaggaaaaaaaggaacgCTTAC TTTGTTCCACTCATGGCCGACAGAGAATTTGAAATTGAACTTCTCGGATATGGAAAGGTTCAACGGAATAACTCATTGATGGTTTCAGAGACATCCGATGCTATGAAAGCACCTAAGTATATGAGGACAAGGCGAAGGAAATTAGATGGGAAAATGAAGGGGGAGCCCTCCCGGGACGAAAAGGTCGACATAGTAGGCGGTCGGATAGCACCACGGTTGGAGTATGGCCGTGAATCGCTATCCTCAAGTCCGAGTGAGGAAGGCCACAAAAAGGCGAGAACTATGAAACTTTGA